In Chitinophaga oryzae, the sequence CACCCGGGCCTTGTCCTGGTCCAGCCAGAGCGCGTCGTCGTCGGTGATGGTCTGGATAATCATGTCGTTGTACACCACATCGACATTGTTTTCGTTGGGCACTACCCGGATGGAATCCGGCGAGTAGAACGGGTCTTTTTCGATCAGTTGCAGTTTACGGGAAATATTGGCGGCGCGGTCGCTGGGTTTGAACGGGCCCAGTTTGTTATACACGCGGAACAGGGTGTCGCCGAAAGGGGCTACGGGTATGCCTTGCGAGATGGCTTTCATCCGGAGGATACGTTCCCGTTGGTGGACTTTCCTGAGCGAGTCGGCCTGCACGATCACAGCGAGCTGTTGTTCCAGTTCTTTTTTGCGCTGGTTGTTATTGCTGAGTTGCAGGATCTGTTCTTCCAGGGCGGCTTTGGTGGCGGCATCTGCCCTTATCAGGGAGTCGCTTTCCCGGAGCAGCCGGGTGGTGGCAATGAGCTGTGCGTTGGTGGTGGAGTCTTGTGATACTTTGCTGCTGTCCTGTGCGAGGCTCTGATGGATGGTAAGGATGGTTAATAAAAAGGAAAATACGGATCTCATTCCCGAAGCTTTTTATTAAAGTACGGAAATTTCCCGGCGCAACATAGCTACAGGGCATAAAAAACGGGAGAGTGTAAGGCGGGGCTAGACTTTCCGTTGCAGGTACTGGGAATAGTCCGGCAGGATCACTTCGTAGTCCTGGTGCATCAGCGGGGATGTCAGCAGGAAGTCGGCCGAAGCGCGGTTACAGGCCACAGGGATATTCCACACTACGCCCAGTCGCAGCAGCGCTTTGATATCCGGATCGTGCGGCAGGGCTTCCATGGGGTCCCAGAAGAAGATGATCACGTCCAGCGCGCCTTCGGCAACGAGGGCGCCGATCTGCTGGTCGCCACCCAGCGGGCCGCTCAGCAGTTTCCTGACAGAAACGTCCAGCGCTTCCTCGATCAGTTTGCCGGTGGTGCCGGTAGCGTAGAGTTCATGGCGGCTCAGTACCGTTTTGTTGTAGGTCGCCCATTCTATCAGCTCGGCCTTTTTGTGGTCGTGCGCGATCAGGGCCACCCTTTTGCGTGCTTTCAATGTTTTGATGGTCTGCATATGCTGCAAAAGTACTAAGCCGCGGGAGAAAAATAAATGTAAAATTTAATAATATTAGTGCCTGTCGGCCGTATCGAGGTTGGCCAGGTCGCGGTCGAAGATATAAAGGCCGCCTTTGTCTTCCCCGATCAGTTTGAGTTTATCAAGGATATTGCGCGCCATGCGTTCTTCTTCAATCTGTTCGGTGACATACCACTGCATGAAGTTGTGGGTGGCATAGTCTTTTTCCTGCAGGCAGAGGTCCACCAGTTTGTTGATCTCCCGGGAAACGGCCAGCTCATGGCTGTATACGTGTTCAAATACAGCATGAATGTTGGCGAACTGATGCTCCGGTTGCCGGAGTGCCGGAACGAGGCCGTGACCGCCTCTTTCATTGATGAATTTCACCAGTTTCAGCATGTGTATACGCTCTTCGTCGGAATGCCGGTAGAGGAACTGTGCGATACCGTTATACCCCTGTACTTCGGCCCATGAAGCCATGGCCAGGTAATACTGGGACGAAGCGGCTTCCATTTCCACCTGTTGGTTGAGCGCAGCCTGAATTTTGGGAGAAAGCTCTTTCAGTAACATGACATTAGTTTTTAATTTGATGTAGGGAACGGCGTTAGAGGGGATATTGCTGCCGCTTATAACGTTATTGTAAAATTCGATGAGGTTTCCCTTTCCGCTGGCTTAAATTCTGCCCGGAAAGTGCTACCTTTGTCAGGTAAATTAGGATAAAATGATTAAAACAGGAAATCCGATCATTAGCATATACACGGAAATGACGCCCAATCCGGAAACCATGAAGTTTGTAGCCAACAAACTCCTGTATCCCGGCAAGAGCATCGATTTTCCGGATGAGGCCAGCGCAAAACCGTCCCCTTTGGCGATAGAACTGTTCAGCTTCCCTTTCATCAGGGGCGTGTTCATTATGGCCAACTTCATCACGCTCACCAAAACCAGTGAAACAGACTGGAACGATATAATCCCCACGGTAAAAGCCTTTCTGAAGGAATACCTGGAGGATAACCGCCCTGTTATCAACGAAGACGAAGTGGTAGTGACGAAAGACACCGCCAGCAACACCGTTAGCGCAGATGACAGCGACGTGGTAAAAAGAATCAAGGAACTGCTGGAAAACTATGTGAAACCTGCGGTAGAAATGGATGGCGGCGCCATTCAGTTCAAAAACTATGAAGCCGGCACGGTAACACTGATGTTACAGGGTTCCTGTTCAGGCTGCCCCTCTTCCATGATTACGCTGAAAGCCGGTATCGAAGGCATGATGAAGCGTATGATCCCGGAAGTGAAGGAAGTTGTGGCAGAAGCAGAATAAGCCATAGTTGAGTGAATGATAGTGTTAAATGAAGCACAGTCTTTTTGGCTGTGCTTTTTTATTTTTTTAAGATAGATATAGCGACAATGAAAGGATTACTGGTTATGCTGGCCGGCCTGGCCATCACCGCCCAGCCGGTACTGGCACAGAAGAAAAGAAACACCGACAGCGCCGCCGCCGTGATCACCTACGGCATGCGCAGCAACGGAAAAGATGCAGGCAACGGCTTGCAGCTATTCATTGACCACAACAGGGCCCGCCTCGTTCCCGGCGGTCCCGCCGCCAAAGAGCAGCAATACCTGGACCTGGCCGAAAATGCCTCCCTGCAGGTGCTTGGCAGTCCTAACGGGAACATCTACACGTTAAAGAAACCCTTCGCAGAGTATGTTCAGCCGGAACTGCTGCCCGGCACAGACACCATCCTTGGACTGGTCTGTCAGAAAGCTAAACTCTTTATCCGCTCCAATACCATCGAAGTATGGTATACTAATCAACTGGCGCTCAAAGGTACGCCCAACCTGGCGGTGGCGCCGGGACTGGGACTGGTGCTCAAAATCGTACGGAATGGCAACAGCGAAACCGTCGCCCGCAAAATCGACTACCGCAAGATAACCCCGGCAGAACTGGCATGGCCGGCACAAACGGGGCAACTGGTAGACGATGCTGCCTACATGCGGGAAGTGATCGAAAGCCGCTACACCACCCTGCCGGTGTTTGACCAGGAACAGATCAGCTGGGGCAACAATATCGCCAACCCGGCAGACGACCAGTCAAACATCACCTACCGCTATGCCGGCGGTACCGTGATCCTCAAAAAAGTAAAACTGCCAGCGCCTAAAAAAGGGGAAACCATGTTTGCTGAACTGGTGCAGTATTCCAATGGAGACGCCTATGACCGTACCGGCTCCGTGTTCATGGTGCCCACAGACAAAGCCGCTTCTTTCCTCGACGGCCTCCGTAAAGGCGCCGCCGCCCTGCCGGTATTTACCGCTAAAAACGGCAAACAGTACCAGGGCATGATAGCTACCGATAATTACCTGCCCGCGCTGGAAGTGCTGCGTTTCTTTACCCCTTTCGGCGTACGCCACTTCAATGAACAGGTGAAAATAAAAGGATATCATTGGGCCGATTCCGTCATGTACAAACAGGACATCACCGAACTGCAGAACCGCCTCCAGGGCGAAGTGTGGCTCGGCGTTTATATCGGTAACTACGACAAAGGCGGACACAAGGTAAGCCTGCGTTTTAAATATTATCCCGGCGACGACGAAGATGAAAACAGCCAGAAGCCGGACTGGATCTACCCGGTTTTTAATACCACCAACCTGATGGAAATGGCCGGACAGGAGTATCCTACCCTCTTCGATAAGGATTCTCTGACGGTGACCGTCAACATCCCGGAAGGTGTTCATCACCTGCAGTTGCGTTATATCACTACCGGCCATGGTGGCTGGGGCGGCGGCGATGAGTTTAACCCGAAGCAGAATGAAATTTTCGTTGACGGAAAAAGGGCATATCACTTCATCCCTTGGCGTACGGACTGCGGCACCTATCGCCTGTCCAATCCGGCATCCGGCAACTTCGGCAACGGCCTGTCTTCTTCTGACCTGAGCCGCTCCAACTGGTGCCCGGGTACGCTGACCCCGCCGGTGTTCATTTCCCTGCCTGATCTCGGCCCGGGGCTGCATACCATCAGGGTGGCCATTCCACAGGGCGCCCCGGCCGGTACCAGCCAGAGTTTCTGGGATATATCCGGTACGCTCATGGGTATACGGAAAAAATAATCCATCAACTGCAATACTTACATTTGTTGTATGAATGATTTTATAACGGGACTGCAAAACAGCTTGCATGGCATGACCTGGCTGGAAGCGATTGCAGTACTGTTTGCTGTATTGTCGGTCGTCTTTCAGAAGAAAAACAATATACTGGTATACCCTACCGGTATCATCAGCACCGGCATCTATACCTACCTGCTATCGCGGGAGCATTTTAAACTCTATGCAGACGCCACGCTCAACGCCTATTACCTGGTGATGAGCATTTACGGATGGGTATACTGGGCCCGGCAGGGCCCGGCCAAACCGGAAGTGAAGATCAGCCGTAGCAGCTCCCGGGAGCTGGCTACGGCGATCTTCATCGCACTGGCAGGATGGGCCGTCTTTTATGTGCTGCTGGTCAATTTCTCCGATTCCAATGTGCCGGTCATGGATGCGTTTATCTCTGCTACGGCATGTAGCGGGATGTGGTTGCTGGCAAAGCGGAAAGTGGAAAACTGGATACTGCTGAATATCTCCAACTTCGTGGCAGTGCCACTGCTGTTTTACAAACACCTGTACCTGACGGCGCTGCTGACCATCTTTTTGTTTATCATTGCTATCTTCGGATATTTCAGCTGGCGTAAGGCTGTGCTGCAACAGGAAACCTCCCACTCATGAAAAAAGTAGTCGTCATAGGGCCTGAGTCAACAGGCAAAAGCACGCTCAGCGCCACGCTGGCAGCGCATTTCCATACCGTTTGGACTCCGGAGTACGCCCGGGAGTACCTGGACGGTCTTGGGCGCCCCTATGAGCAGCATGATCTGCTGGCCATCGCCGAAGGGCAGTTGCAACTGGAGCGGGAAATGGCTGCCAAAGCCAATCGCCTGCTGGTATGTGATACTGATCTGTATGTAATCAAAGTATGGAGCGAGCATAAATACCAGGAATGCGATCCCCGTATCCTGACCGCCATCGCGGCACAGGAGTGTGATCATTACCTGCTGACTTATATTGATCTGCCCTGGGAAGAAGATCCCCAGCGTGAATATCCCGATCCGGAGATGCGGTCTTACTTTTACCGGGTGTACCGCGACATCGTGATGCAGTCGGGAGTAACCTGGACGGATATACGGGGAAGTTATGAACAGCGGGAGGCGCTGGCTATTGAGGCTGTGAGCCGGTTGCTGGCGGAGTAGCGCCTTTTTCTGATGCAGGAGTTTCTTTTTTCACGCCGGAAACAAGTTCCATAATGTCCGGGTCGGGCGCGAGGTTGCGCATCTGTACCAGGATTTTTCGCTGTCTCCAGGCGGTAATGCGGGCCGGCGGATTGACTGTATATTTAACAGGGT encodes:
- the pnuC gene encoding nicotinamide riboside transporter PnuC, whose product is MNDFITGLQNSLHGMTWLEAIAVLFAVLSVVFQKKNNILVYPTGIISTGIYTYLLSREHFKLYADATLNAYYLVMSIYGWVYWARQGPAKPEVKISRSSSRELATAIFIALAGWAVFYVLLVNFSDSNVPVMDAFISATACSGMWLLAKRKVENWILLNISNFVAVPLLFYKHLYLTALLTIFLFIIAIFGYFSWRKAVLQQETSHS
- a CDS encoding AAA family ATPase; its protein translation is MKKVVVIGPESTGKSTLSATLAAHFHTVWTPEYAREYLDGLGRPYEQHDLLAIAEGQLQLEREMAAKANRLLVCDTDLYVIKVWSEHKYQECDPRILTAIAAQECDHYLLTYIDLPWEEDPQREYPDPEMRSYFYRVYRDIVMQSGVTWTDIRGSYEQREALAIEAVSRLLAE
- a CDS encoding methylglyoxal synthase — its product is MQTIKTLKARKRVALIAHDHKKAELIEWATYNKTVLSRHELYATGTTGKLIEEALDVSVRKLLSGPLGGDQQIGALVAEGALDVIIFFWDPMEALPHDPDIKALLRLGVVWNIPVACNRASADFLLTSPLMHQDYEVILPDYSQYLQRKV
- a CDS encoding NifU family protein, producing the protein MIKTGNPIISIYTEMTPNPETMKFVANKLLYPGKSIDFPDEASAKPSPLAIELFSFPFIRGVFIMANFITLTKTSETDWNDIIPTVKAFLKEYLEDNRPVINEDEVVVTKDTASNTVSADDSDVVKRIKELLENYVKPAVEMDGGAIQFKNYEAGTVTLMLQGSCSGCPSSMITLKAGIEGMMKRMIPEVKEVVAEAE
- a CDS encoding PNGase F N-terminal domain-containing protein, with translation MKGLLVMLAGLAITAQPVLAQKKRNTDSAAAVITYGMRSNGKDAGNGLQLFIDHNRARLVPGGPAAKEQQYLDLAENASLQVLGSPNGNIYTLKKPFAEYVQPELLPGTDTILGLVCQKAKLFIRSNTIEVWYTNQLALKGTPNLAVAPGLGLVLKIVRNGNSETVARKIDYRKITPAELAWPAQTGQLVDDAAYMREVIESRYTTLPVFDQEQISWGNNIANPADDQSNITYRYAGGTVILKKVKLPAPKKGETMFAELVQYSNGDAYDRTGSVFMVPTDKAASFLDGLRKGAAALPVFTAKNGKQYQGMIATDNYLPALEVLRFFTPFGVRHFNEQVKIKGYHWADSVMYKQDITELQNRLQGEVWLGVYIGNYDKGGHKVSLRFKYYPGDDEDENSQKPDWIYPVFNTTNLMEMAGQEYPTLFDKDSLTVTVNIPEGVHHLQLRYITTGHGGWGGGDEFNPKQNEIFVDGKRAYHFIPWRTDCGTYRLSNPASGNFGNGLSSSDLSRSNWCPGTLTPPVFISLPDLGPGLHTIRVAIPQGAPAGTSQSFWDISGTLMGIRKK
- a CDS encoding ferritin codes for the protein MLLKELSPKIQAALNQQVEMEAASSQYYLAMASWAEVQGYNGIAQFLYRHSDEERIHMLKLVKFINERGGHGLVPALRQPEHQFANIHAVFEHVYSHELAVSREINKLVDLCLQEKDYATHNFMQWYVTEQIEEERMARNILDKLKLIGEDKGGLYIFDRDLANLDTADRH